Below is a genomic region from Colius striatus isolate bColStr4 chromosome 29, bColStr4.1.hap1, whole genome shotgun sequence.
ATTGGCTTTTGTCTGTTTTAtatgtggggggaaaaaaacacccttaATTTATGACAAGCTGAATATTGATTACTCCCCTCCCCACACATGGGGTTTTTGGAGTAGCTCTTTGTGtttaaaggggggaaaaaaagagtctttTAGAAATGATTTTTGCAAGAACCTGCTTCATTCTAACAGCTTTAATCAACTCTTCCCTGCAGTGACACCATCTGACTACCAACCCCCTGGTTTTAAGGAGGGTGAATGTGAGGGGATGATCTTTGAGGGGGAGCCTATGTATCTGAATGTGGGTGAAGTACCAACACCGTTCCATATGCTGAAAGTTAAAGTGACAACTGAAAAACAACGCATGGAAAACATTGATAAAAGCATCCTAAAGCATGGAGAGACCAACCTGCCTCTCCAGGTGCTTCAGGTGGACAGAGATGATCAGGAAGAAGAGAACCAGAACATGAATGTAAGAGCCTAAATGCCTCATGTAGCTTGGTTTTGTGATTTGGAGTGTGGAAAAGAGCTGTTAATTGTTTTGCTCACGTCTCCCTAGAACTTTAATGAGAAACTCTGCATCCTCAGCTATGTTTAAAGCAAGACAATGTGTCTTCAAATACACTTTGCTGCTCCAGTTAGCAACCTGTCCTTAATGCTGCATCAACAAgggtgtcagcagcagcagttggcACTTGTGTCTCTGCAAGACTACTGAGGGACAGTTTGTTCTACGGAGAATCTATCTAAAAAGCTTTATCCTTAAACACCTGAGTACAAACCCTCTTCCTTCATCAGTCTGCAGTAAGTGACAGACCTTTTTTTCTCAACCTAGGAAGATCCTGTCTTGGGTAACAAAGTGGAAGACAGGAACAACATCAGTATTTCAGAAGCTCAAGGTaacatttctctgtattttcaaagtctCAAGCTTGTGGCTCTTTCCTGACGTGGCTGagacaaaccctcacttttctaCCCAGATCACTGTATCCAAACCTACATTCTCTTTTCTCCACACACATTGTTGtgccttggggtttttttttccctgtcctggCTTTATTCTTTGAAGCACTTGGTTTAGCAAATGCACTGTCTTCATGTTGCTCATGCAGAAGTGTGTTCCTCTGCACCATTTCATCAGATGAGCTACTTTTAGTGGGTTATCTAGTTAGAAGAAAACTGTATTtgattgttttgttgttgttctgttGTTCCTAATCCAttctaatcacagaatggtgggggttggaagggaccttcagagatcatccagtccaccccccctgccaaagcagggaTCATGGATGATGGAATGGGAGGGGTTATTTCCACATAAAGCTTGCAGAGGTATCGTGCTCCTGAGGTCACTATTGTAGGCTTGGGAAGAAGAATTCTCTGTGCAAATAACAGCCccagtctattttttttttctcctctcttatAGAACCAAATGTCATTGATGAAGTTCTGAAGTCTGGAGGGAACCAGAATCTCTATGTTTCGAATCCTCAGGTATGAAAACCACACTCTGAAACTTCCCCTAAAGCTTTTGTGAAGCTTCTTCCTTACTTTTGAGTGATTTTATGAGTGTGGCCtcatctaggtgggacctgctttggcatgggggttggactggatgatctctaaaggtcccttccaaccctagcactctgtgattctctgaagcTACAGCCCTCTGCAGCTTTGTAGCCTCTAACAGGTATCTTGTTTCCCTTTAAAAAGTCCCCAGACACGAGTTTTCTGACTCTTTTTAGGTCGATCATTTGGCAAATAAGACATCTGAACTTAAAGTCTCGGAGAGCAGGACAAGAAGTGGAAAGATATTTCAAAGCAGCATTGttagtaccttttttttctctctctctccttccttctcttctttaaaacttcatctttttcttcaagtaCTGCTTACTCAGAGCTCCTGCTCCATTTTTCCCTCCCAACCTGAGCCGTGTGCTGTGTCTGGTGTTCCTCACTGGTGTGAGAAGCAGGGAACGTGCTGTACACACACAACACTGCATCTTCCTTCTTTAAAACCCAAAGGGTTTGAGTTATTACTTTAGAACTTAATGAGACATCTCAGACAGctgtgactccagcagcttttgATAGCTTTACATCACTTTTCCCTCGGCAGGTCCATCAGTTTGAGCTCTCATCCAGCCAAGACGTGCTACCCAAAAGGAGGAAGATCAGTGAACCGAAGGAAGGGTTCTAAACCCCacgttctcctccccttccttcttcacACACCCGCTGCCCTCCCCTGTTGTTGTTTAATGCAAACGTTGGTGTTTAAATCCCGGTTTTGGGGATCTTTTGTGTTGCGGTTGTGGCCAAAGGGAGCATTTAAGGGCAGCAAACGCGCCGCGGAGCAGAGCCGGCGCGGGATGGGGGTGGGAGGGTTGCCGAAGGAACCTGTTCCTTATTAAAATGATTGAATTGCACAAGTTGGACGTGGCACCGTTTCAGTTCCAGCCGACACACACTGTTCGTTTCTCACCTGAGCCGGGGCGAAGCTGTTCCTGCGTGGGAGAAGCCGTGGGTGAGCCGCTGCCCTGCGTGGGTGTGCTGAACGCTACTTGACTTTGAAATTAACGAGCGTCTTTAATCATTCCTCGATTAAAAACAACGGGTTAGCCCGGTTTAACGGTTAACGGttagctgctgctgtgttttctttccgCACGGGTGGGAAGCTCCAGCCCTTAGggaaggctgtggctgctccctCCACACCCGGGGAGCAGGATAAGCGGCTATGGGCCCGCTCTGAGCACAAGCGGCTGCTCGTGGGCGCGTTTATTCGCTTCTCCAGCCGCCAGGAGCGCCCGGGGGGGGGGAAACACGCGTGGGACGGGACGCGGAGGGACCGCGGGAAGCGGCCGCCGCCATCCCCGTGCCACGGCGGAGGGAGAAGGCGGAGAAGCCCCGCCCACCCCCGAGAGGCCGCGCTCATTGGCTACTCGCAGCCGGGCGCTCTTCTCATTGGTCAGAGGCGCCCGCGGGTTAACCTATGAGAGGCCGAGGAGGCGCTGGGCAGTTCCCGCCCTCCCGCGGCCCCTCAGGACGCGGCCGCTCGCGCCCGGGCCCGGAGTTCGGCGGCGGCCGAGGCAGCGGGGCCCGGGGCTGCGGCCACGGTGAGCGCGGCCCCGCGGGGGGTGGCGGAGGCCCGGGCCTGCCGTGCCGGGATACGGGGGAAGGGGCAGGGCCTGGCTGCAAAGCGCCGCTACTTCCTGGTTGCCGCAGGGAAAGTTGCGGGACGCGGTGGGTGCGTGAGGGCCGTGAGGGCCTTTGGGGGGGCGGCGTTGGGGTTGTTGCGGCTGTTGCTCGTCAGCGCCTCGGGAAAGGCGGGTGGCGGCTGTCACGGCTGTAGGGGGTGCGAAGGTGCGGGAAGGTGCTCGCAGTCCAGGCTGGGCCTCGGCGGTGGAGGGGCCCTGGGCGACACGGCtcagctcccccctcccctcccctcgccTTGCTCCCCGTCAGTGGCTCTTGTACAACCATCCTGAGCCCGGTAGAAGCCTCCCCTGGGCTGTTGTGCTGGGGTCTGTGGTAGCTCCTTGGTGTTTGGTTCCAGCTTGGCTCTTCTCTCCGTGCCCAGCCCGAGGGGGAGATGACGACTCTGACACACCGAGGCCGGCGTGCTGAGGCGGGAAGGAACTCGGACAAGAAGGCTGATGGTGAGGAAGATGGGTCTGTGGACAGAGAGCTGAATGAGGAGGATCCCGATGACTCCAAAGACATTCGCCTCACGCTCATGGAGGAggtgctgctcctggggctgaaGGACAAGGAGGTAAGGCAGCTGTCTGACAGCAGCTTCCCTTTGAGCAGCAGAAGGGTTTGTCCCTCTGAGTCTCCTTTGACAACTTGCTGAGCTCAAACCACCTCGTTTGGTGGCTTAAACTGAGCCGTGGAGATTGGTGGCAAGTGCTGTCCCACCAGCTCTGCCACGGGGATGGTGGGAAGCAACTGGAGGCCCTTATGGTGTTGTGTCACTGCCATTTGCAGAGCTAAGGTGTGTTTGTTCTTTGCCAGAGTTGAAGATGTGGGGTAAATGGAGCCTCACCTTGTGCATCTCTGTTACCAACATTCACTTCAGTGTAAACCCAAAATGTAACCCCATAGCAGCtcctaggaagaaaattaactctatcccaggtGAAACCAGGGCAGGATGATAAATGTCCTCTTCCTTAGCCCAAGTGCACTTTCCTAGCCAAAGCCATCACCTGAAACACAGAACACTCTTTCCACTCTGTTAAAAATTCATGTGGAAAAGGGCAGGAGCAAGTTTTGAGAGAAGAGGTGAGCGAATGCAGCTGGACCAGGAGTTGAAAGCAGGTGCAGGATGGGCTCTGAatgcagcagtggcagaggaAGTGAGAACCAGGTCTCTGTTTTCAGGCTGGTGGTTTTCTTAGCTGCGCAGGAATGGCCTGTGGGGCTCCAGGCTTGAGGGGAGTGAGGCTGGACGGGAATCTCTTTGCTGGGGGCCCTGCTCTCACCCCTGTGTTACCTGTTCAGTGGCTTTCCTTGGCAGCAGTGGATGAGCTTTCCACAGCCCTGTTATTTTCAAGGGGTTGCCCTCTGCTGGAAGGGGCCCCTGGTCAAGCTGAATTGCTTGGTGCTTATCAGCTGGGAGGAACTTGTTTTTCAACTCTGCCTGGAAGAAGCCATGGGGAAAGGAGAAGGCACCTTGCCTGAGTTCTCTGAGCTGCCTGGCTCTTGGCTGCTGTGTTTACATGCCTCTTCCTCTTCAGTGCATGCCTCACCTTCATCTCTTTGGAGGAATCTGATGCTGCTGTTCCTGTCCAGCAGATGGGGAAATGGAGACTGGGGGAAGCTAAGCAGTTGCCCAAGGTGCTTCTTGGCCTGGTAATGGCAGAGGAGAACCTTAAACACTGAGCTTTTCAGCTCCAGGAGCACTGTTTTCCCATGAGCTTGAGGCAGGGACACACTGTGCTTCTCAGAGCTGTGGGAGACAGGCCACATCTGTTTTCTCTGGGTTGAAATTAAATCCCTGTGAGGTGCTTGaactctctttcttttcctgctgagtTGGTCTGAGCTGGGGCTTTAACTCTCACACAGACCTGCTCAGGCCACAGCTTCTGACGTGGACCTCACTTGCAGATCTGGCAGGGAGAGCCTTGGGTGGTGTGAGTGACAGAAGCTTGCAGCTGCCCTGTTTAACCAACCCAAGATAAGATCTAGGACTTGGTGAGCTGAATAGGAAGTAagaggagagcagggctgtAAAGAGAACAGCTTGGAACAAAGACCTGAGAGCAGCATAGGAGGAGTGTGGCATGGTTTGCTTTCTTACTGGGCTGTTTGGTGTTCTTGGCTTGGCTAATGGATTCCTGAGACCAGGAAGTTAGGAGAGCTCAATAGCTATGAGAAACCCCAACTTGGCacacttgtttcttttctttcagactcattttttttcctggggatAATAGAACTTCCAGCCCAATGAATGTGAAACCTTTTGGTCACCTCCACACCCTCTACTTAGAGAACTTGTTCCTAAAGGgcatgtggaaagaaaaaaaagcccacagcGTGTCTCCCATGGGTGGAAATCCTCAGGGCAGGGCTGAAAGGTTCCTTTGTCTTTCTTGACAAGGAAgtgaagaaagcaaataaagagttttcatttcttttatggTTCCCCTGTGCTACATAAGCTGAGCAGCCTGGTAGCCAGATGCACTGTGTCAACAGGACACACTGGGGACAAGAGTTCACCCCTAAGGGACTGGAAAAGCTCCCATGGAGGAGGGCTGCAGGGTTTTTTCTGTTGGAAGGGGATTTCTTAGCTCGCTTTGTCTGCAGCCTCCTGGTAGCCCTTAGACTTgccctttctcttccctcccacCTCCTACAGAGGAAAAGGGTGTTGGGAACGGGCTGTTTGTGGTGTGTTGGTGTCCCCCTGCACATGAGCACGTTGTAACTTTGCATCCTGCTTGGCTCCCCCTTCCCATGGGCCCGTTTCCCACCCCAGCACTTGCCCCCCTGCCAGCCCACTGCCTGCCTGAGCCCCTTCCCACAGCCCAACCTGCCATCTGCTTGCCCTGAGATCCTGTGTCTGTGCTGGGATGTGACAGTCACAGGGCTGGAACAACCAGGCTGTGATTAAAGGAAGGGAGTGGAGAGATTGTCCCCTTGCATCAAACCAGGGTCAGCTCTCTCCTGAGGATCAGGAGTGGAATGTTCTTAAGGGGCAGAGGCTTCCTTTCACCACCCTCCTGGGTCAAACCTCTCCTGGGTGTTCTTATCTGGGTGGTTGTTTCTTCCTGTTGCCAGCTCCAGTCCCTCTGGCTCCAAGTTTAGCCCAGAACTCTGTCCCATACCCAATGGAAGTGGGAACTGGCcattcccttcctttctgctgcacccttttctggggctgagccttaTCCCATtctccctccatctcctctggACTGGAAACCCTGCTTCAGTTGCTGGTTCTGTGAGGGCTGAATTTGCCAGACCTCTGCACCTTCTTGTTGCTTTGCTAAACGCCTTAATGATTTTGGAGCTTCTGCTTCTTGGGATGAGGTCCCTGTCCTGCGCTGGGCTCAGAGAAAAGGGGTTTGGGGATGGGTCTGGAACGTGCTGAGCTCAAGCAGAGGTGGTTGGCAGCAGCCCTGGTGTTGCCTCTGCTGAACCGCTGCACCCCAGCCCCAAGgtgccagctctgggctgtgttTTCCCCATCCTTCATCCCTGAGTGCAAATGTCTTCTCTCACAGGGGTCTGCAGGTGGATTTGAGGGAGGGGGATGTGATGGGAGCGGGTGAGGGgctcttctccatctcttctccatctcttctccatctcttctccatctcttctccatctcttctccatctcttctccatctcttctccatctcttctccatctcttctccatctcttctccatctcttctccatctcttctccatctcttctccatctcttctccatctcttctccatctcttctccatctcttctccatctcttctccatctcttctccatctcttctccatctcttctccatctcttctccatctcttctccatctcttctccatctcttctccatctcttctccatctcttctccatctcttctccatctcttctccatctcttctccatctcttctccatctcttctccatctcttctccatctcctgccttcTCTCCATCtcatcttcctctcctctcctcttttcccaggGCTACACCTCCTTCTGGAACGACTGCATCTCCTCAGGCCTGCGTGGTGGCATCCTCATCGAGCTGGCTCTGCGGGGCCGGATCTGCCTCGAGCCCCTCTCCATCAGGAAGAagaggctgctggagagaaaggtGAATGTGCcaccaggagctgtgctggggagagggaacTGACAGCCTTTGGGGCTCCATCCATCTCAGCTGAACCTTCTGACAGAGAGTTTTGCCCTGTTTGTCTCTCCAGGTGCTTTTGAAGTCGGATGCACCGACCGGTGACGTGTTGCTGGACGAGACCCTCCGACACATCAAATCCACAGAGCCTGCAGAAACAGTTCAGACCTGGATAGAGCTGCTCACTGGTAAGGCCACTTAGACATGTcacctcctcagctccctcaggacctgctcctgctgcctggccCTTCTCCACAGCTTGGCcattcccttccttccctgggtACTGACAGCAGAACGAGGCTGAATGTGGGGGGCAGGGGATGGCTTCCACATGTTGCTTTTTGGTGAGAGCTTGGTGGAAAACTTGaacctctcctttttttttcataccaaATCTTCCTCCAATGTGGAGTTCAAGATTCTGGGTAAGAAGGGGCTTTCCACAAGGATCCacaagggagggtgtggaggcttcttccgtggaggtcttcaagacctccctggacacgttcctgtgtgacctgatctgggtgggagctacttctgcaggggattgggctggataagctctaaaggtcccttctgcaggggattgggctggatgagctctaaaggtcccttctgcagggggttgggctggatgagctctaaaggtcccttctgcagagggttgggctggatgagctctgaaggtcccttctgcagaggggttgggctggatgagctctaaaggtcccttctgcagggggttgggctggatgagctctaaaggtcccttctgcagggggttgggctggatgagctctaaaggtcccttctgcagagggttgggctggatgagctctaaaggtcccttctgcagggggttgggctggatgagctctaaaggtcccttctgcaggggattgggctggatgagctctaaaggtcccttctgcagggggttgggctggatgagctctaaaggtcccttctgcagagggttgggctggatgagctctgaaggtcccttctgcaggggagttgggctggatgagctctaaagatcccttctgcagggggttgggctggatgagctctaaaggtcccttctgcagggggttgggctggatgagctctaaaggtcccttctgcagaggggttgggctggatgagctctgaaggtcccttctgcaggggattggactggatgagctctaaaggtcccttctgcagagggttgggctggatgagctctgaaggtcccttccaaccccaccattctctgattccaTGATGTGCTGCATCCTGATGGGAGACACAAGTCAAGAGTTGAGccaagggaaggaaaaatgttCCTGATGTGTGTTGAAGCACGAGTGGTCCTGGGCTGGAAGCAGCCTGAGCGTTGGGCTTTGGACAACAAATGGGTTGTTGTTGAagttctcctctccttccaggGGAGACCTGGAACCCCTTCAAGCTGCAGTATCAGCTGAGGAACGTGCGTGAGCGCATCGCCAAGGCTCTGGTGGAGAAGGGCATCCTCACCACGGAGAAGCAGAACTTCCTGCTGTTTGACATGACCACACACCCCGTGAGCAACGCCACCGAGAAGCAGCGTCTGGTCAAGAAGCTCCAGGAGAGCGTTTTGGAGCGCTGGGTGAACGATCCCCAACGGATGGAACGCAGGACTTTGGCTCTCCTGGTGTTGGCTCATTCCTCAGATGTTCTGGAGAACGTTTTGGCCAACCTGGCAGATGACAAGTACGATGTGGCGATGAACAGGACCAAGGATCTGCTGGAGATGGACCCTGAGGTGGAAGCTGCCAAAGCCAGAGGTGCAGAGATGATCTGGGCTGTCCTGGCAGCTTTCAATAAGTCTTAAAAAGCCTCCAAATGAGATGGGAGAAGCTCCCTCGCCTCAAAGAAGCTCCTAAATGGGCTCAGCTCTGGGTTGGGGgggtttctctctttccttccctgggCAGTGATGGGAGGGTGAGAGGTGGCTCATGTGGGCAGGTCACACTCATCCCAAGGGGAGAGGTGGCTGTGGCTCTTCCTTTCCAGTGCTCCTTGCCCATGGGCTTCTATCTCTGGCCAGCCCTGAGCTGAGGGGtggcagagcccagccctgccctctcCATGTGGGCactgagctgctcagctgggacAAACCCCGGGCAGAAACAGGGCtgaggagcagcctgtgctcctgccccagctccatggCTCCCTCTTCCACTCACAGGTCTTGCCTTTGAGCTGCATGGGCAGCCTGGATTCCTTGTCGGCATCCTCAGGGGGTGGGGGGATATGGGCAGGAGGCTGGTTCAGGACTGTCTGGCACTTGAGACCACCCCCAGTGTTGCCCAGCAGAGCCCTCTGAGGTGCCCCAGcaaggagcagcctgtgctgctgtgcccctGACACGGGAAACGTGAAACTCTGATTTTTATGGCTCCCTGTTACCCTGTTCctgcagcacccccagctcctgcagcacattgaaacctgcttctgcagcctgAGCCCGGCCAGCGTCTGGAACTTTGTCTTTAGGGGGGACAGGGTGggatgtgcagccctgggggtgctggggagggtccccagagctgctggggggggtCTCACATGCTGATTGCTGCATTGGGGGGGTGCAGTGGGGCCTTGTCATGGGCAGCATCaccctgcagccctcagccccgTTCCTCGGGTGCTGCTGAGGGTCCCCAAATGCCGTGAGAGGGGACACGGGAGCTCCTGCCCCCGCCCCCTCCATCCCCGCCGAGGGGCCGCGCCCGGCCGCGTGGGGGCGCCTCGTTCCCGCCTCCCGCAGCGGCTCCGGCGCGCCGCTGCCTGGCTCCGCCCACCTGCTGCTGTCTGGCTTCCCATTGGCCAACGGCTCCTCCCGCCCCGCTGGTGGCTCCGCCTCCGTCGGGCGCTGATAGGTCGGGCGTGACGTTACCGCGAGCGGCTCCCTCTGCCCATTGGCCAGCGCGCCTGTCCGTCAGTCAGCTGAGGCGCTGGGGGCGGTGGCGGCCATTTTGGAGCAGAGCGCGGGGCTGAGCGCAGCGCGGAGCGTCCCGCGGCGTCCCCGCCATGGCAGCCCCGCTCGGTACCGGCGCCCGCGCGGAGGAGACCGGCCAGGAGAAACAGGTGAGGGAACTCCGGGGCCGAGCCTAGGCGAGCTTCCATTGGCTCAGCGGCACGTCGCTCTGTACAGCCCTGCGCGCGGATTGGTCGGTTCCGTTTGTCCGTCTGAGGGACGCTGGGCTCTGATTGGCTGTGAGGCTGGCGGGGGTTGGACTTCCGGCGAGGCCGGGGCCCGGCCGTGCGCTGTCGGGTCGCTCCGGGGGGGCTCCGGGCCCGGCTCCGGTGCCGAGCGGCCTCAGGAGCCGCTGGGCGGGAACGGCCCCGCCGGGGAGGGAGGACACGGGAGCCGCGGAAACGGAGGCCTCGGGCTGCAAAagctcctgaagctgctgcagccccagcgctggcctcagcctgcccagcccagcgctgacccacagccctcagcacctcaccccacggctctgggagccctccagggctgggcactgccccagctccctgggcagcctggcacaggggctgacacccctctgagggaaacagttctgcctcagctccaacctcaacctcccctggggcaactccagcccctttcctcttgtcactGGGGAGCAGcaaccaacccccagctccctgcagcctgtcaGTGAGTGTcacagagtgctgctggctgccctcagcctcttttccaggctcaacacccccattccctcagcccctccccagccccttgtgctccagccccttccccagctctgtgcccggctctggccacgctgcagcccctcagtgtccctgtggcagtgagtgagaggcccagcactgagcacagccctggagctgcagcctccccagggcccagcacaggggacaatccctgccctgctgctgctgccaccccagtgctgagcccagcctggatgcccttggccttcttgccccccttggcacgctgctgcctcctgcacagCTGCCACCAACcctcccaggccctttccctgcaacagtttccagcccctcaaccccagcctggagctgcctggccttggggtggcacaagggcaggacccagcccttgcCCTTGCCCaccctcatcccattgccctcagcccctggctccagcctgcccagggctctctgcagcccctttctgccctcagcagccccacacTCCCCACAGCTGGATGTCACCTGCAAACTGCCTGAGGcttccctccatcccctcccccaGATCCTTGCTTAAGGTGTCAAACAGAACAGGCCCTAGCACTGAGCCCCTGCCTCAGCAGGCTGAGGAGCTGTAAGGGCTGCAGGGGACAAAGTTTCAACCCCCAGTGCCCAAAGCTCCCTGGGTCTGTGCCATGGGCACGTGGCtctgtggcagggctgggtgctgtggCTCTGCTTCCTGGCGCTGCCATGGAGAcggctgagcagagcagagctcctCGGGGCTCCTCAGGCCGTGTGTGGGCgaagctctgcagcctgtgtgaGCTCAAGATCGTGATGAGCCTCTCGgcaccttcccccaccttcccccccctttcccATCCCCCAGGGACCCctgtgggtgtgaggaggagcCTGCATGGggggatgtgctgctgctgctgctcccagctccagtTGTCCCAGTTTGGACTGTCAGGAGCTGCCAGGGACACAGGTTTTGCTTTATCTTTTCAAGGGGCTATTTTTGGCAGCCTCTGCAGGGAGTTGACCCCAGAAGGGCACATTGGAAACCTCTTGCAGTGCCAGGGATGCTGCTCAGGGGCTTGTGGGCTCTAGTTCCACACTTGGCCACCTGAGAAGGGAAGGCCCAGCAGTCAGATACACTAAAGCCCTTGATGCTTTAGTGTCTTGTATTTGGGAAGCCTGGGATGCCTGtgagtgttcagcctggagaaaggaaggctgagaggagacctcagcaacacttctaaggacctaaagggtgggtgtcagggtgatggagccagtgtttgttgtttgGTGGCCAGGACAAGGActgatggacaaaagctggagcacaaacagttccccttaAACccaaggagcaagtgctttggtgct
It encodes:
- the HORMAD1 gene encoding HORMA domain-containing protein 1 isoform X1 produces the protein MATAQKQRNSMSAVVFPNKISTEQQSLMLVKRLLAVAVSCITYLRGIFPESAYGTRYMDDLCVKILREDKNCPGSTQLVKWMLGCYDALQKKYLRMIVLAVYTHPEDPQTITECYHFKFKYTDNGPLLDFSSKNKMNDSTISCADTKRASILLIRKIYVLMQNLSPLPNDVCLTMKLFYYDEVTPSDYQPPGFKEGECEGMIFEGEPMYLNVGEVPTPFHMLKVKVTTEKQRMENIDKSILKHGETNLPLQVLQVDRDDQEEENQNMNEDPVLGNKVEDRNNISISEAQEPNVIDEVLKSGGNQNLYVSNPQVDHLANKTSELKVSESRTRSGKIFQSSIVHQFELSSSQDVLPKRRKISEPKEGF
- the GOLPH3L gene encoding Golgi phosphoprotein 3-like, which translates into the protein MTTLTHRGRRAEAGRNSDKKADGEEDGSVDRELNEEDPDDSKDIRLTLMEEVLLLGLKDKEGYTSFWNDCISSGLRGGILIELALRGRICLEPLSIRKKRLLERKVLLKSDAPTGDVLLDETLRHIKSTEPAETVQTWIELLTGETWNPFKLQYQLRNVRERIAKALVEKGILTTEKQNFLLFDMTTHPVSNATEKQRLVKKLQESVLERWVNDPQRMERRTLALLVLAHSSDVLENVLANLADDKYDVAMNRTKDLLEMDPEVEAAKARGAEMIWAVLAAFNKS